Proteins from one Arthrobacter sp. Soc17.1.1.1 genomic window:
- the recA gene encoding recombinase RecA yields MAAPDREKALEAALAQIDKQYGKGSVMRLGDETRAPIETISTSSIALDVALGIGGLPRGRVVEIYGPESSGKTTVALHAVASAQRNGGIAAFIDAEHALDPEYAKKLGVDTDALLVSQPDTGEQALEIMDMLIGSGSIDIIVIDSVAALVPRAEIEGEMGDSHVGLQARLMSQALRKITGRLSQTKTTAIFINQLREKIGVFFGSPETTTGGKALKFYASVRIDVRRIETLKEGVNPVGNRTRAKIVKNKMAPPFKQAEFDILYGHGISREGGLIDVGVENNLVKKSGAWFTYDGDQLGQGKENARKFLKDNPDLADELEQKIRVKLGIGVQPAADEAEAPKLKAVSGE; encoded by the coding sequence ATGGCCGCTCCAGACCGCGAGAAAGCCCTCGAAGCTGCTCTCGCCCAGATCGACAAGCAGTACGGCAAGGGATCCGTCATGCGTCTCGGAGACGAGACCCGTGCCCCCATCGAAACCATCTCCACGAGCTCCATCGCCCTGGACGTCGCCCTCGGCATCGGTGGACTGCCGCGCGGCAGGGTCGTCGAGATCTACGGCCCGGAATCCTCCGGCAAGACCACCGTCGCGCTCCACGCCGTCGCCAGCGCCCAGCGCAACGGCGGCATCGCGGCCTTCATCGACGCAGAGCACGCGCTCGACCCCGAGTACGCGAAGAAGCTCGGCGTGGACACCGACGCACTCCTCGTCTCGCAGCCGGACACCGGCGAGCAGGCGCTGGAGATCATGGACATGCTGATCGGCTCGGGATCGATCGACATCATCGTCATCGACTCCGTCGCAGCCCTCGTCCCGCGCGCCGAGATCGAGGGCGAGATGGGTGACAGCCACGTGGGTCTGCAGGCCCGCCTGATGAGCCAGGCGCTCCGGAAGATCACCGGGCGTCTGAGCCAGACCAAGACCACCGCCATCTTCATCAACCAGCTGCGCGAGAAGATCGGTGTCTTCTTCGGGAGCCCCGAGACCACCACGGGCGGCAAGGCGCTGAAGTTCTACGCGTCGGTCCGTATCGATGTGCGGCGCATCGAGACCCTGAAGGAAGGCGTGAACCCGGTGGGTAACCGGACCCGCGCGAAGATCGTCAAGAACAAGATGGCCCCGCCGTTCAAGCAGGCCGAGTTCGACATCCTCTACGGTCACGGCATCTCCCGCGAGGGCGGCCTGATCGACGTGGGCGTCGAGAACAACCTGGTCAAGAAGTCCGGCGCCTGGTTCACCTACGACGGTGACCAGCTGGGCCAGGGCAAGGAGAACGCCCGGAAGTTCCTCAAGGACAACCCTGACCTCGCGGACGAGCTCGAGCAGAAGATCAGGGTCAAGCTGGGCATCGGGGTGCAGCCCGCGGCCGATGAGGCCGAGGCTCCCAAGCTCAAGGCCGTCAGCGGCGAGTAG